Below is a window of Populus trichocarpa isolate Nisqually-1 chromosome 3, P.trichocarpa_v4.1, whole genome shotgun sequence DNA.
GTGGTTTAAAAATGTTACATATGTTATTGCAGCGGTCATTTAAATATGAACAAAACTTGTTTAAGCTAcattcactacaagatttaacagttttactgacggaatttttccatcggcgtaagacacatattctaTCGGTAATTagtttaccaacgaaatcactGACGAAAATGCTCCATCGATtaatatttcatcggtaattttttgttcgtcggtaaattcgttggtaataaaaaaatattattaccgacaaATTTACTAACAGAACAGacacgtaaaaaaaaattatccgcttcattccgtcggtatatccctcgaaAAATACcattgataattatttaaaaacatttttaaaaaatccattttataaaattataaaataattaaattaacataaattaacactctataatatatactcaagatgcttggaaaaaagaataagaaaatcaactcaaacaaatttgcaacaaataaataaaatgaaaaaataaattcaactaaaaaaattcatttgaaaaaaatgaagttgaatagctaaaaatttaaaaatcctataaataaatcaaataaaaattgtaaataaatcaactaaaaattgatctcatatgaaaaaaaaaatctcacaacaacatttatacaattattaagaacaaaaacaattaaaaataaaataaaaacaaatatagtgaaaaaaatcatgaaaaaagaagaaaaaagaaaaatcttaccttaatgtagttgcaagtgaagctaaggagacaTAAAATTtttcgtaaagcatattaattaaaaaaaaactaagagtataaaagaagaaagaaaaagaagacatacccgagcatgaagaagaagaagatgaggatagaagagaagagaaagaaatagatattgatgtcttttacatatagtgaagaagaagaagatgaagaagaagaagaagaaatgagtctgtctcttgtgaaataaggggattcaggctttttattgggacgCGTTAGcgatgaaattaccgacggataattatatattaatattttttaattattccatcggtaattccgtctgtaatatttaatttaaattttcaatttcataaaaagttttcagaaaccgccaacaatcaccgatgatttttcaatccgtcggtgattccatcggtaatatttaaatgaaaattttaaattaattaaattttttcagaaaaccgccaaataacaccgacaacttttcaatccgtcggtgattttgtccgtaaagaacaacaattaacagtgcaattggaaagtgaataGTTCTGGAGCTCTCAGAAAAATACCGACGGTGAtttcctttgtaattgacatgataaacGTAGTTCAATGAGATACTCgaattcaaaaattttagtatgagaaaaattaaatatattttatttttggaatttaaaaaaatattttgtgatttgttttaagaaaaagtgaagaaaaaaattgaaaaaaaaaaaaccacacatGTGCTGCACAAAAGCCTGCATGCATTCTAGCCCAAATTCATTTAATGTAAAAGGTAAGTAGGCCAGATCCAAGTTTAGGCCCGTACAAAAAAAGGAATAACAAGTAAGCACAAAACACGATCTTTGTTGAAAtgtttatatatacacacacacacgaggtattttttttagataagatgtattttttaatttttttttattttaaaaaaaaattcacatatatttttaattttgggtgAAATGTTctgagagggagagggagagggagaaaacaatgaaaacaaattcacaTATATGTTTGTATGTcaaatttatttgtataaaattactctaaaaaatatattataatatccTGGCCACCAATTACtctaataaaattgagaaattgtTTGTGAAAACTTGAATAGACCCGACATGTCAATCTACAATATAATCAACTTGAGATTTAAATTAttctagattgaaaaaaaaaaggacaaaaaacttggctaatccaataaaaataccttgatttttttttatttaatttttctagatcgaaacacattattttaatgttttaaaataatattgttctaATCTAACTCTTGTTGACGTAGATGAacattgaaagaataaaaatagttataattaattagattggTTGAGACTTTGAAACTGATTAAATTATAGTTATCTTTGAATCAAGCGACTAATCCTAAATTAGGGAAGctgatttttatataatcattgaTTAGcacaaacattattttaaatgaatacCAGGAGCTTCTTCCAATGAAAGCTGGagataattaattttctctCAGGTAGATTCTTAGCATATTCTAGTACCTCGGCCTGTGGATCGGAGTCCCATCCAAgctgaataaataaataaataaattacatgtGGACAGCCATCATCGATCAatgattgaataataaattaataataataataataataataataataataataataataatcatagaTTCCCTTTCCctttaatataatttagaaattatGTTCCCCACCTCGTGCttggatatttaattttatttatgtcctTAAGATTTCGTGCTTTCTAAAACACATGTACATGACCGGCTGTAATAATAAGGTTGTCGTGCACTCATtctcaaatcaataaaataactcGAATGGGACTATCATGTAGTCTTTACAAATTCAAAGTCACCTAAAGCtttaattgctaaaaaaaaaaaaaagccgaaaagtgttttctttgTTCATATGGGCtacaaattcttttaaaaaacacttttaaaactttttttcttttttctaatgcTACGTTccaaaaaattctttttcaatttcattatttaatattttattaattttaaattgaatattattatttattttagtttttttaaattagattattgcaatttcaaacaaacatcttaagatttaatttatattttatttttacaagcgTCTATTTATGTTAtcacatcattaaataaaaaaaattttaactttttttaaaatccagTGGAGTCTATGATCCAGACCGCGAGTTTTGCAAATCCAGAATTTTTCTGTTGGTATATTGTAGTGAATTTTGGTGACAAAATTTTCCATCGTTATATCTATCGGTAAATACCAAGGAAAACATCTGTCGATATATATCAAGGGAATtacagtagaaaaaaaaaggaataaaaaagtcAGAAAAGTCAACGAAATAAACCTGATGGTAAAGTTTGTTCAtaaatataccgacagaaataaTCATTCGGTATATAccaataaaattacaaacaatatTACAATGGAATTTAAAAAAGGTAAATCGTATGGTGACGTGACACTTTTTACCGAAAGAATGACTAAGGGAATGTCTGACTGaatgattttgttggtaaatccatcgataatatttaatttatgactctCCCTCCTCccgtttctccttcttcctcgtGCATTTTTTTCTGCAAACAGCCACCCCCTTTTaatctcaacacaattcaacTTCACACAACAAATATGACCACCACAACACTCGGTTTGTCAACATCTAtgttctgattcaaattttattgaggattctccaccttaagtaagcaaatctatccttttttttatttaaacacattttttaaatgttattttttgtttttgcatatttttgtagtatatgtattttgtttgggtatttacttgttttatagttttatctCATACAATtttgttgtatggatttataatttatacatgttatggtttgttatagattttgtaaaattatatttgtttttaaattaataaaacttatgttgattttttaacttcggtgttttttgatgaaataaatattgacTTATTTAAagggtttatttttatattttgttaattttattgtcaagttttaattttcagtaaatgtgtagaaatttgaatttatatagatatataattgataatgaattaaaagaactattaaaatagattgaataaggtTGAgctaaatgaatatttttgcaaatttatttagttaatgtaGTTAATTAACACATGttatcatcattatttaaatagatttgatataagtaactgatgattgttcatggatgtatcgagattcaccccaagggtTGCGGAAAATAGATTATTATAAtgaggttcagggttttattaattacgcactattcaatttgagaaatattagtggagacgATATTTGATGTCTATGTAAGAGGTGCAAGgataacaaatttattaatgtagatgttgtaatgatgcatcttctatataaaaaaatattcatggagaaatacttgtgttggtatgcacacaaagaaccatatgttcctcacgATATCATGGTAGAGAGGATGGATGCGTCAACTTCTTCCATCGAgtggtaatggagatgagatcacacATGAGTGATCCATGTGCCCCTTCTTATTGGCCCCACGATCTGGAAGATGACTAACCTCCTCCCCCTTCTCCTCCAGCGCCActtctattttagatttattccTCCTCCAACATCGTctctgttttatatttattgtatcTGAAcgtataaatgtttaaatttataataaatatttaatttttatattattttaatttcattttatttatttgattttaattttttaattatttttctacttctgtttaatatatatttttttaaaaatattttaaactatcaCTGGCAGGATTATCGATGAAACACTTatgtcggtatatttcaaaaaattaaaagagaattaCTATAAATATCAGCTCTTGTATGGTAAAATACTTACCGATGAATTACGagtgtaaataataataaaacttttcgtcaataaaactataaaatttgaTTGTGGTTAAcctgcattttatttttattgaacaacccgtttttatataaaaaaaaatacatgacagGAGACAAGTCTCCTTCGCTTGAACCCGCAATCTTAAGCAAGCCCCGCATGTCAACCAACTGAAGttattatcaaaacaattaaagaaaaatattaatgtaattCATCTTTAATACAAACAGTAGCAACTCCTGTTTTCTTAGCtgtgtttataattataattataattataatatgaaaaCTTCACTTGTGGACTTCATTTTACCATGCAAGAGCTGGCCCTATCACGGGCATGAACTCCATATATACggacggaaaaaaaaacaaaaaattcaatggtACAATGATGTCGATGTTTGCCGACAATACATGGGCCTTCTGAGCTAAGGAAAGCTGGTTAGCCAAGTTGATAGCTAGCCAAGAGAAGCTGCTTGTTAAGCATATGACAAGCTGACAAAGCACCAGCGGGTTCCATTTTCGTAGTTTTATTGCTGCAAGCATATCCAAAAATTGTTCCTAATAACTTCCTTGACGCCATTGCTATccgataaaatattatttcaagctCTGAAACCCATCTTTAAATATCCCTCCATCCATAGCCAGCCTTGTCAtctcaaaacaagaagaaagaaagaaagatggagaAATCTCTGCATGCTCTAATAACTAgcgtcttcttcttcctcctccaatTCACCTCACAGTGCTACGCATCAAAAGATGAAAGTTACTCTCGACCTCCTGCTCGCAACATCATCTTCACTGCTCATCACGGATTGGAATCTGAAGCCCAACAGGTTAATTTATTTCTCTCCCTAGCTCCATCTAGTTACAGATATTGTACAATGCGTAATTTATTGTATATGTTTAGCTCAACGGCAGAGGATAACAGATGTATGGTTTCAGGTGCACGTTTCGCTGGTGGGGAGAGACCACATGAGAGTCACATGGATTACAGATGATAAACATGCACCGTCCACTGTAGAATATGGAAAGCAACCGGGAACCTATAATGCAATGGCAACCGGAGACCACACTTCCTATCGTTATTTCTTCTATAGCTCAGGCAAGATACACCATGTCAAGATCGGACCGTTGGAGCCAGGAACTACTTATTACTACAGATGTGGAGGTTCTGGCCCCGAGTTATCCTTCAAGACTCCTCCTGCAACTCTTCCGCTCGAATTCGTTGTGATTGGTGAGCATTTTGCTAGATTATTTCATGACCATATATTAATTACGATGCCCATAATCTTATTTGATGAAGCTTAGAAGGTTGCTGATCGGTTGGATTGTAGGTTAGTGCTTCGAGTATAAGCAACAACTAGCTAATTAGAGGGCAAAGAGTGAGAAGAATATTACACATAGGATTTTCTATATATACACCTTTAAGCGAATTAAAAGGGTCTTTAAGCACTTGCAAGTCAAAAACAAATTGCCTAATTTCTCAAATGTCTCTCTCAAAAGATAGATAGACGTGTAAGGCATAAAAGGAATATATCCTAGGCATCTTGAAGCAAAGTCTTTGGGTGAGCAGGCTTGGAAAAATACTTTCAACCTCAAGCCACCTCAAGCCAGGAAGGTGGATCGATGGGTCAGCCAGGTTTATCCAAATCAATTTCTAATTTGGTTCGAAATAAATGGTCGAGATTAAATTTTACGTGGGTGAACTATTGAGTCGACTTGGTTTGATAACTATAGTTAAAATATTTCCATACAGTAGCACAAGAAAttaatagttaaaaatatattagcatATGTCGAATATAGAATCCTTTAAATAGCAAAAATATCCGgaaataaattacattatatATACATCGTAACAAATATGACAATAGTTATGAACTAATTATCACAAGAATTGTTTTCCCTGGAAAAATTGTTAGACAAGCTTGTTTCAACTTAATTTACAGGTGATCTCGGGCAAACAGGATGGACTAATTCGACCTTAGCACATGTCAACAGCCGTGATTACGATGTGTTATTGCTACCGGGTGATTTATCTTACGCAGATACCAATCAACCTCTGTGGGACTCATTTGGCCGCCTTGTGGAGAAATATGCTAGCCAGCGGCCGTGGATGGTGACTGAAGGAAACCACGAGACCGAAATCTTCCCAATTATACAGCCACATGGCTTCAAGGCCTATAATGCACGGTGGCTAATGCCATATGAGGAAAGCAATTCAAGCTCAAATTTGTACTACTCATTCAACGTTGTTGGCACTCATGTTATAATGTTAGGATCTTACACAGATTTTGATGAGCACTCGCAGCAGTATAAGTGGCTTGAAGCTGACTTGGGCAGCATTGATAGGAAGAAGACGCCGTGGGTCATCGTGCTGTTGCATGCCCCCTGGTATAATACCAATTATGCACATCAAGGTGAAGGAGAAAGCATGAGAAAAGCTATGGAAGAGTTGTTGTACAAGGCAAGAGTCGATGTCGTGTTTGCAGGGCATGTCCATGCATATGAACGATTTGTAAGTCCACTTAACTCAGTATATAATATTTGCTTTATCAGGTAAAATACATTTAATGGTCcctcaagttaaaaaaattggtcGTATTTGCCTCTCTATTTCAATTTCTGTCACACAAGAGTACAATTTTTggcaattaattgaaaaatccaattttttttattttacatgcacatttttacttagaaaaataaaataaatcttaccCACAAGCCGTCTTTCGTTTATGTTGGGTTGCAGACAAGGATTTACGATAACAAGGTTGATCCATGCGGCCCTGTGTACATAACAATCGGAGATGGGGGAAATCGTGAAGGGCTTGCATTAACGTAAGTATTAGATCTCCATTCCACTTTCACTTTTGCAGCATCTTAAAGCTATCAAACAGATACTTTCACgcattaatattcaatttatagaaaataggaaattaatattaattgctAAATGCACGCACTGTCCATATCTATATGCATGCATGCTGATCATCTGCGGTTAATGTCTAGGTTTCAAAATCCTGCTTCGCCTCTTTCTTTGTATCGAGAGGCAAGCTTCGGGCATGGAAGGTTGAGGATAATGGATGAAACACGGGCACACTGGTCATGGCACCGGAACAATGATTCTAACTCATTTTCGGCCGACGAGGTGTGGTTGGATAGTATAAGCACATCTACAGCTTGCTGGGCAATTGACGACGAGAAAGAACCACCAAAATTTATTGCTAAAGATGAGCTTTAAGTTCGTTCAAGTAAAGGATGAGTTTTTAACTGCACTGAGAAAGTAGCTCAGTTAGCTTTAGGTAGCATTTGTACCTGCCATGGCTGCAGGGAGGTTCCTTGGGCTAGCTAAGCaacataagaagaaaaaaaggagatgGGAGTTGCAGGCTTGCAGTAGTATGGGCACCAAATTGCAATATCATCAGTACTTTTTTGTTGGTGTTGTCGCCACTCGGTGGACGTAacagcaaaaagaaaaacaacatccTTATCTTATGAAAAGTTATCTTTTTCTATGTGGTTtcaagttcgagccctgtagttgcttatatgatggccactggaggcttatatgatcgttaacttcaggacccataggattagtcgaggtgcgcgcaagctgacccggacacccacgttaaactaaaaaaaactaaaaaaaaaagttatcttaACTATATACTTTctattctagatttttttttattgcaattaattattctaatatttttcattttattttttattttattttataaaaaatattaatatcagtCTAAAAAGTAGAAGACacgttgattttaaaatttagaaacaaatctaaaaaaattaatttattttttattttatttcttataaaataaaaataattttaacgtTGCTTCCAAAAACATGAAACTGATTTTAGgattaatcatatatatatatatatatgaattaatcTAATACTTAATCTAAACCCACAcccatttaaataaaacaaaacaactcaTTTACCCATGCAAGTCCACATAAAGCATTTTATGAGCCCACAATAAAcattaacaatatctaaatggtATGAAGAGATTATTGTTTCTTCACACTTAAATCACCGTGGATTAAAACAGTAATTcacaatgctttttttttttttactaacttttccctttttttttcttttttttaattattttttttttcaaaattactttttttttcaactttcctattttttctttttttttcatttattttttccaaaattatttttgttgattttactttttaaatattgacctggttaaaatttttgctt
It encodes the following:
- the LOC18096689 gene encoding purple acid phosphatase 22, coding for MEKSLHALITSVFFFLLQFTSQCYASKDESYSRPPARNIIFTAHHGLESEAQQVHVSLVGRDHMRVTWITDDKHAPSTVEYGKQPGTYNAMATGDHTSYRYFFYSSGKIHHVKIGPLEPGTTYYYRCGGSGPELSFKTPPATLPLEFVVIGDLGQTGWTNSTLAHVNSRDYDVLLLPGDLSYADTNQPLWDSFGRLVEKYASQRPWMVTEGNHETEIFPIIQPHGFKAYNARWLMPYEESNSSSNLYYSFNVVGTHVIMLGSYTDFDEHSQQYKWLEADLGSIDRKKTPWVIVLLHAPWYNTNYAHQGEGESMRKAMEELLYKARVDVVFAGHVHAYERFTRIYDNKVDPCGPVYITIGDGGNREGLALTFQNPASPLSLYREASFGHGRLRIMDETRAHWSWHRNNDSNSFSADEVWLDSISTSTACWAIDDEKEPPKFIAKDEL